TCAAGATGCATGCTGCACGAGAAGAATTTGCCAAAGAAGTTTTGGGCAGAGGCAGCAAGTACGGCTGTGTTTCTTCAAAACAGACTTCCCACAAAGGCAATGAAAGATCGGACACCATATGAGGCATGGTATGGTTATAAACCATCTCCGAAATATCTTAAAGTTTTTGGTTGCTTGTGCTTCACTCATATTCCACAGAGTAAGCGTGACAAGCTAGATAGAAGAGCTTTACTTGGGTATTTTTATAGGCTATAGTACGAGTCAAGCAAGGCCTATAAAATTTTTCAGCCACAAACTGGAAATATTATAGTTAGCGGGGATGTTCACTTCGTGGAGGATGAAGAGTGGAACCGGGATGATGCAAAGAAGAGAAGTCGGATCGTGGAAGAGCCAAAATTCAAGCGCTTTGGTTCAAGcacttgaagaagatgaagaaagacaaaatgaaaTTGTAGATAATGTTCCCGTGAGAGGAAGTAGGTTGCTCTCGACATTTATCAAAGATGCAACATTGCTTGTGTGTGAACCTGCAGATtatgaagaagcaaaaaatgatcaaaggTGGATAGCTGCAATGAAGGAGGAGCTGTCCATGATAGAGAAGAACAATACATGGATTCCAGTGAAAAGGCCTCAAGATAGAAAAGTAATTGGAGTCAAGTGGGTGTTCGGAACCAAGCTCAATGCTGATGGCTCTATCAACAAACACAAGGCAAGACTTGTGGTAAAGGGCTATGCTCAAGTGTTTGGCGTGGACTACTCGGATACCTTTGCACCGGTTGCTCGATTGGACACCATAAGAATTCCGCTTGCCGTAGCTGCTCAAATGAATTGGAGAGTATATCAACTTGATGTAAAATCAGCATTTCTAAATGGTGTTTTGCGGgaagaaatttatgttgaaCAGCCTGAAGGATTTGAGAAGAAAGGAGAGGAGGACAAGGTGTTTCTTCTCAAGAAAGCTCTTtatggtttgaagcaagctccaagagcttggtacAGGAAAATTGATGACCATTTGCTGAGCTTAGGCTTTAAAAAAAGCATGTCCGAGGCCACTCTGTATGTCAAACGTCTAGGCAATGATGTCCTCATAGTTTCtctctatgttgatgatctttTGCTGATAGGAAATGATGCAAAGCTGGTTGAGGAGTTTAAACATGAAATGATGAAGGTCTTTGAGATGACAGATCTCGGCTTAATGTCATTCTTTCTTGGAATGGAAATTAAGCAAGCCGAGCATGAGGTTTTCATCTCGCAGGAAGAAGTATGCGAAGGAGATCTTAAAGAAGTTTAAGCTTGAAGAATGCAAGGAAGTAAGCACTCCTATGAATCAAAAGGAGAAGCTATGCAAAGAAGATGGTGCGGATAAAGTTGATGAGGGATATTTCGGGAGTTTGATAGGTTGCTTAATGTATCTCACAAAGCAACAAGGCCCGACATTTTGAATGCTGTAAGTATTTTGTCCAGATTTATGCATTGCGCAAGTGAATTGCATCTCAAGGCTGCCAAGAGAGTGATTCGATATGTTAAAGGGACAAGTGATTTTGGTGTCAAATTCACGAAAAGCAAGGAGTTCAAGCTGGTTGGTTTTTTCGACGGTGATTGGGGAGGCTCCATTGATGATATGCGAAGCACTTCAAGCTACTTGTTTTGTTCTTGGATCTCGGTGTTTTCTCTTGGAGCTCGAAGAAGCAAGAAACCGTGGCTCAATCCACTCGCTGAAGCAGAATTTGTTGCCTCAACACACTTCGTTAATCAAGCTTTGTGGCTGAGGAAAATTCTAATGGATCTCAATCTTGAGCAGTAAAGAAAGCACTAAGATATTTGTTGACAACCAAGCTACTATTGCTATATCCCACAATCCTGTGTTTCATGGGAAAACTAAGCATTTCAACATCAAGCTTTTCTTTCCGAGAGAAGTGCAAAAAGAAGAATCGTGACTTTGGTTTATTGCAAGTCCTGAAGATCACCTGGAGATCTATTTACAAAGCCCCTTCCAATCAGCAAGTTCGAGTTTCTGAGGCAGAAAATTGGTGTTTGCAGCTCCTAAAGCAAGGAGGAGTGTTAGGAATATGCTTCGGGACTGAAACATGTCCACGTACAGCTTATGTTTTAGTCATTTCAGTTTGTTAAATGGTTGTCCTAGTCTTTAGGAAGCAGTTAAGTTTTTAGTGCTGTTTATTGTGGCTTATTTGTAGGGCCATGTTGTTAGTGgttggttatttttctttcctttaaattGTAATGTTTGCTGAAGTTATGTAGTGAAGTTTTCTTCCCTTCCATACGCTTTTCTCAAGTCTGCTGTCTTTCCTCTCTTGACTAAAAAACCAACAGGCTGCAAATGGGTCTTCCGAGTTAAGCTCCGTGCCGATGGTTCTCTTGAGCGGTATAAAGCCCGATTGGTTGCAAAGGGATTCCATCAACAAGAAGGTGTTGACTACAATGAGACTTTTAGCCCCGTCGTCAAGCATGTGACAGTTCGCGTAGTCCTCTCTGTTGCCTTTTCTCGTGGGTGGCAACTCCGATAGCTTGATGTGAAGAACGCTTTTCTTCATGGTCACCTAACGGAAGAAATTTTCATGGAACAACCCCATGGCTTTGTTGATTCTTCTCATTCCCGCTATGTCTGCAAATTACAGCGGTCTctttatggtctcaaacaaGCTCCTCACGCCCGGCATCAACGCCTCGGTGCTTTTCCGGTTCAATTGGGCTTCATTCTATCAATTGCCGATTCCTCACTCTTTATTCTTCATACAGCTCAGCATAGTATCTTCCTTCtggtttatgttgatgacattattGTCACTGGGTCACCTAATGCGCCCTTGTCGGCTCTCATTAAATCTTTGCAGCAAGAATTTTCTATTAAAGATCCGAGAGAGCTTCATTACTTTCTTGGCATTGAATTACAACGATCGGACCGAGGCATTATTCTCCATCGGGCTAAATATGTTGCGGATTTACTTATGCGGGCCAAAATGATTGAGGTTCGTCCTATTTCCACGCCATGTACGACTTCGGCTAGTGCCCCGTCTGCTCATCTTGGTGCACCCTTCTCCGATCTGCCGCTATATTGTAGCATTGTAGGGGCGCTATAGTATCTCACGCTCATTCGCCCGGATATCGCATATGCTATTAACACGGCTTGTCAATTCATGCAGTCTCCCACCGAGATCCACCGGCAATTTGTTAAAAGAATCCTTCGTTTTATCAAAGGCACTCAACATCATGGTATTCTCTTCACTCCTAGCTCTTCTTTTTAGCTGCATGCCTTTTCCGATGCGGGATCGGCTAGTGCGCCGGATACTCATTGCTCTGTTGGCGGGTTTAGCATCTTCTTGGGTTCAAATCTCATTTCGTGGAGCTCCCGCAAACAGCGGACCGTTGCCCGATCTAGTACCGAAGCTGAGTTTAAGTGTCTTGCTGATACCACTGCAGAACTTATCTAGATAGAAGCTCTGCTACGTGATCTTCATGTTTATCTACCCGCTCCTCCTATCCTTTGGTGTGATAATCTTTCTGCTATCTATCTTACTAGCAATCCCATCTTCCATGCTTGCACTAAACATGTAGAGATTGACTACCACTTTGTGCGTGAGCGTGTGACCAAAGGACAACTTCATGTTCAATACATCTCTACTCATGATCAACCAGCTGACATCTTCACTAAAGGTCTCTCCACTCCTCGATTCTGTCTTCTTTAGATCAAGCTTACCGTGACCTCTGCCACATCGGCTTGTGGGGGGATGTTAGACAGCAAGGCTAAAACTCAGCAGAGATTTCCTCTATGATTATTTTCCTATGATAGAGATATAAATATATTAGGAGATTttgtcttgattttgatttgatgtaATCGATACTTTGTTATTTGTTACTTTAGATAGTTAACctttaaagcctataaataggcacaTGTACCTTTCATTACCAATGTACAAAATTATTGTAAGACACAATATATGGCTACCTTTAGTCACAACTCTTGTTGCCTTAAGATATTAATTTCTCAAGGTTTTTCAATGAAGATCGCCCTCCTCCGCCCACTGTTGTCAGCACCCACCGCATTGCCGGcgaccgccaaccaccgccggccgccgtcGACCACCACCCGCCGTTGCCCTATGCCAACCTCTATAACACTGTCCGCCACCGCCGACGACCGCCGCCGTCCACCATTGTCGGCCGACGCAACCACCGGCCGCACCGGagtataaaataaataataattttttatttttaaatagtaaataatattttctaataataaaaattatttttaaaaaaattaaaaatgaaggaaaaatttttggtagaagattttgtgttagtaatattccaaaagtagaaattttcaattgttatcaaacgaacttctattccaagaacagaaattttatgttgttatcaaacgtctttttttgctcaaaaactcatccaaaaactagaaatagaaaaatctatttctagcaagaaattgatttcataAATAGAATAGTTATCATGCGTGCCCTAAAAGAACGTCAACAATGGATTGCTATAACCTTGAACTTTAGCAACACATTGACAACCCGTCTTAAGTCGTGTTACATCCTTGATCAAATTCTGTTTAGAAGGCCAAATTTCAATATACATGAAATATAACTCAATCGGACACGATTAGGgtgcgaatgataaccattctgtcctTGGCAACAATTTCCAGACAGAAGTAGACTTTCTATTGTATTCCTTGATGAGTTTCTGTATAGAGACACGTGTTTGACAATgatacaaaatttttgttcccgaaataGAAAATTGTTTGATAACAGCGTAAAATTTCTACGGTTGCTGACCGCTGAACCTCAGACGGGTCGGCGATTGACGAATAGTGAATTAGTGACCGACGGATGACGGATGGCCATCAGCAAACCAGCGAGAGAGGGAGATCGCATGCAAGAGAGATGTGACACGGATTTCTATTTTAAACGTGTTATGGAAGAGAAACAAAATGGCTATCATTTGCACCCTTAGTTTCTGCTTGACATAAATATTCAACACCGTTTAAGCATAGTTTAACAAATTGCAAAAGTAGATAAAACAATCCATGCATCTTTGGtgtgataattatccaaaaagttctacATCTATTGTACGGCGGTCAGTTGggccctaaacttttcaattttattaatttactcctaaaccttttagcaATTTGCCAATGCAGTTCTTTTGGCCAAAACGTCGGtgaattctaatcaaaattggcttggaatgactaaattggctaatcATCAATAGCTTTAGGACTAAactaacaaaattgaaaagtttaaaactaaattggtctTCGTACAATAGGTATaaaactttttgacaactatcCCAATAAGAGATGCTGGCCTAACAATATGGATGTAACATAGAGCCAGGTGCTCCTATTTTACGAAGGTAGGGACGATTGCTTCCATTACTGACCAGATCTCCTTTCAGTGCTTTAACTGGCGTATAGATGGTTGTTGAATTAACTGCATTTTTTTGGGAACTTGTTAGAGGGAGTTCATGTCTTGACTTGGAATAGTCGCTGGACAGAGCCAGGTTTTCTTCCTGATGGAATCCTGATCAAACTCCACATAATAGACAGCGACAACCGCTTTGATTATATCCGAAAGGCCCGGTCATTTCGTATTTGGTAAAGATTTTGCTGATCACTTGAGAAGAAGAGCAACGCTCACTAAATTCACGTGCACGAGTTGTATGAACAAGTTATCCGTATGCAACCTTGACCATTTTGCATTTGAGATGATTTAGTAGGGTAATGCCACGGAAAATTCAGAGCATTGTACAGTGAATTCACGAAACATCTGAGCTCATTTCCTTTGTTTATTGCGTTATGTTAAGTGATGAATTCTTCTCCTTCCTAGCAAAGAAGTGTTTCTTAGTATTTTCTTGACATAGCCTGGTCAAAAAATCAGTTTGGTTTTTGCCAATACTCAGTAATAAGTCCGCAAAATTTCGCTCGACCGTTAAGGCACAGATGGATTGTCCTGGCCTCTGGTGAAGTCTTGATTCTGATGAATTGATTCGAAATTTCGTCCATCGATCTTAGTCATATATCAGCTCTTCTACCTTGCAATGCAACATAACGCTGTGATTAgagtgaaatatttttttggatattgtgAACTCTCAACAAGCACATCTAAGTTAAATGTTCCTGGAGTCAGATAAGAATCTAGTCCAATAACGTAAGACACGAAAGTTCCTTTGAAACTTCCCAATACTTGACCTTATATTTATGCAGACTTTTCCACTTGAAACAAGAATATTAAATAGATTGCTATCAAAGGCAAAAATGTTCAACAGggtcgtgcaaaatcaaagggGATATTGCTAAAATAGACCAACGCTTGTACATTGAGCAGAGCAGACATGGATCCCACACGAGGCAGCTGTTAATATAAAGATCCCCCAAAGTTAAAACAGTTTAGACACTAGGACAAGCCTCAACTTCTTGCAGCCACAGTCCAAAGCCTCTAGGCAATACAAACCAAAAACCTCACCACTACTCACCAGACTAGAGGCATGGCGGAGAGCCCAGTGACTTACCTACTCAACAAGCTCGCACAATTCACTGAGAATGAGGTGATATTCCTGACAGGAGCCCAAGAAGCAGCCCTCTCAGTGAGAGGAGAATTGGAGCGTGTCCGGGCCTTCCTCAGGGTTGCAGATGCCCTAGAGGAAGGTGATGATGAAGTCAAAGTGTGGGTGAAGCAGTTGAGAAACATAGCCTACGACATGGAGGACGCTCTCGACGAGTTCTTGCCACTCCTGAGACATGATCATGGAGTCGGATTCATTGGCCTCATCAGCAGGATGTCCTGCTGCATCAAGAACCTGAAGGCTCGATACCGTGTCACATCCGAAATAAAGCGCATAAACTCCACACTAAAGGGAATATGCAATGGGCACCGGAGGCTGTGCCACAAATTCAGCAGGGCCCAACAAGATCCAAGCTCAACTCTAGCGGACAATACATGGCAGGACCACCAAGGCAATGCCCTTCTGCTAGATAAAACTGACCTAGTGGGCATTGAGCGGCCGAAGAACGAGCTGGTCAGGTGGTTAATTGAGGGGGCTCTCAGGCGGGAGGTCATCTCCGTTGTGGGAATGGGAGGGTTGGGCAAAACAACTCTGGTGAAGCAAGTCTACGATGACCCCCCGGTGAAGAAGCATTTCGTGGTGTATGCTTGgatcactctctctctgtcctcAAAGATCGAAGAGCTCCTCAAGGACATGCTTGATCAGATCATGAGGGTGATCAGGAAGCCAGTCCCTCCAGGGGCCTACCCTATGAATAGCCATTGGCTGAAGACGATCATCAAGGACCTGCTTCAGAGGAGGAGGTACCTGATCGTCCTTGATGACGCCTGGCACATAGACGAATGGGATGCGATCAAGCATGCCTTGCCCAACAACGGTCATGGAAGCCGGGTGATCATCACAACTCGGAATGCCGATCTGGCATCAACCACCTGCAAGGAGTTCAGCGGGCTGGTAAAAACTATGAAGCCACTTGATCCAACCCACTCGTGGGAACTTTTCTGTCAGAAGGCGTTTCAGGGAAATTCATGCCCTTCCCACCTGGAGGAGATCTGTGAGTACGTTTTGAGAAAGTGTCAAGGACTACCACTCGCAATTGTGGCCATCAGTGGTGTCCTGGCCGCGAAAGACAATAGGAGGATCTACGAATGGGAATTGGTTCGTCGGAGTCTTCGTACTGAGATTGACTGCAACGACAAACTCAAAAACTTGAAGAGAGTTCTTTCACTGAGTTTTAATGATCTGCCATATTACTTGAAATCCTGTTTCTTGCACTTAAGTTTATTTCCTGAGGGTCACCGCATTAAATGTGGGAGACTGATTCGATTATGGGTCGCAGAAGGATTTGttgaaaagaaggaaggaaagacCCTCGAAGAAGTTGCCAAGGACTACTTTGTGGAGCTGTTGAGCAGAAGCCTGATAGAGGTGGCTGCTAAACGAAGTGATGGAAGGGTAATGTATTGCCGTATCCATGATTTTCTGCGGGACATTATCACTTCAAAGTCGACTGATCAGGGGTTTGCAGTAATagccaaagaagaaaattgtgaaTGGCCAGACAAAGTCCGTCGCCTGTCAATACAGTACACCCCGCAAGCTCTGCAACGGAAATGGTCCTTGTGTCATCTTCGCTCTTTATATATATCTGGAACAGAGAGATCTTTTATGAATACAGTTCTAGCCAGTGACATGAAACTGCTCAATGTTTTGGATATGCAAGCGGCTCCCTTAATAAGGTTCCCTGCTCAAATTACTGATTGGTATTATCTGACATATCTAAGTTTCAGGTACACTGAGGTGAGTACAGTTCCAAGTTCTATCGGGAAGCTTCAAAACTTAGAGACTCTAGACCTTAAACACACAAATGTCACTGAATTGCCCGTTGAGATCTTGAAACTTCGACGACTTCGTCATCTCCTTGTTTATCGCTACAAGAATATATCCTATTCATCCTTCAAATTTGGCTTTAAGGCCC
This sequence is a window from Rhodamnia argentea isolate NSW1041297 chromosome 3, ASM2092103v1, whole genome shotgun sequence. Protein-coding genes within it:
- the LOC115757599 gene encoding disease resistance protein RPM1-like, with amino-acid sequence MAESPVTYLLNKLAQFTENEVIFLTGAQEAALSVRGELERVRAFLRVADALEEGDDEVKVWVKQLRNIAYDMEDALDEFLPLLRHDHGVGFIGLISRMSCCIKNLKARYRVTSEIKRINSTLKGICNGHRRLCHKFSRAQQDPSSTLADNTWQDHQGNALLLDKTDLVGIERPKNELVRWLIEGALRREVISVVGMGGLGKTTLVKQVYDDPPVKKHFVVYAWITLSLSSKIEELLKDMLDQIMRVIRKPVPPGAYPMNSHWLKTIIKDLLQRRRYLIVLDDAWHIDEWDAIKHALPNNGHGSRVIITTRNADLASTTCKEFSGLVKTMKPLDPTHSWELFCQKAFQGNSCPSHLEEICEYVLRKCQGLPLAIVAISGVLAAKDNRRIYEWELVRRSLRTEIDCNDKLKNLKRVLSLSFNDLPYYLKSCFLHLSLFPEGHRIKCGRLIRLWVAEGFVEKKEGKTLEEVAKDYFVELLSRSLIEVAAKRSDGRVMYCRIHDFLRDIITSKSTDQGFAVIAKEENCEWPDKVRRLSIQYTPQALQRKWSLCHLRSLYISGTERSFMNTVLASDMKLLNVLDMQAAPLIRFPAQITDWYYLTYLSFRYTEVSTVPSSIGKLQNLETLDLKHTNVTELPVEILKLRRLRHLLVYRYKNISYSSFKFGFKALRGIGTLLSLQKLCYIEADDESSGNVMRELGMLTQLDRLAILKFRKEDGRDLCLSISKLTRLRAISIDSVDDDEVIDLQHLSSPPPFLERIYLTGRLGALPHWLPSLSSLMKLHLRGSRLKNDPLMSLQNLPNLVHLELLQVYEGSSLCFEAESFKKLKTLSLDHFEELRGVEVEKGAMPYLEKLIIQRCKLLEKLPSGIEYLKKLKVLRVFDMPDELIKKLVQGGQNDDYQKVAHVPQVYYGYWKDGGWDVQLIERSVQRDHCREIRSVHFPDTSMSSNQESPCWK